From Cyanobium sp. ATX 6F1, a single genomic window includes:
- a CDS encoding SDR family oxidoreductase has protein sequence MTAVLITGASRGIGAAAARRFAQAGHDLLLLARTASDLEALALDLAPLGQRVETVTVDLSDPAAVVPALDDLLGRGLLPSVLINNAGGAYTGELATMELRHWQWLFQLNLTSVFQVTQAVLPHLRSAEGGLIINVNSHASRKAFPTWGAYCASKAALESFSRCLAEEERSNGIRVSTLTLGAVNTPLWETETVHADFDRRAMLSPDQAAEALLFLAQQPRSQVVDDITLMPATGTF, from the coding sequence TTGACAGCTGTTCTGATCACAGGCGCTTCTCGGGGCATCGGCGCGGCGGCGGCCCGTCGATTCGCCCAGGCGGGTCACGACCTCCTGTTACTGGCTCGCACCGCTTCCGACCTGGAGGCGCTGGCCCTGGATCTCGCCCCGCTGGGCCAGAGGGTGGAAACCGTCACGGTGGATCTCAGCGATCCGGCGGCGGTGGTTCCCGCCCTCGACGATCTGCTCGGACGGGGGCTCCTCCCGTCAGTGCTGATCAACAACGCCGGCGGGGCCTACACCGGAGAGCTGGCAACCATGGAGTTGCGTCACTGGCAATGGCTGTTTCAACTCAACCTCACCAGTGTGTTCCAGGTCACCCAGGCGGTGCTCCCCCACTTGCGTTCCGCCGAAGGCGGGCTGATCATCAACGTGAACAGCCACGCTTCCCGAAAGGCGTTCCCCACATGGGGTGCCTACTGCGCCAGCAAAGCCGCCCTTGAATCGTTCAGCCGTTGTCTGGCCGAGGAGGAGCGGAGCAACGGCATTCGGGTGAGCACCCTCACCCTTGGGGCGGTCAACACACCCCTTTGGGAGACGGAAACCGTCCACGCCGACTTCGATCGCCGTGCCATGCTTTCACCAGATCAAGCGGCGGAAGCCCTGTTGTTTCTGGCCCAACAGCCTCGATCTCAGGTGGTGGATGACATCACCCTCATGCCCGCCACGGGAACCTTTTGA
- the folE gene encoding GTP cyclohydrolase I → MTTTLPSSRGLKTAAHKLVSTPQTVPGPISLRIRERLEEAGVPFMANDNLADFLQEGELDQLEIEVAGKVRELLRSLVIDIDNDHNTEETAERVARMYLHEVFKGRYQKQPKIASFPNVKQLDEIYTVGPISVRSACSHHLVPILGNCWIGIKPGERVIGLSKFARVADWVFSRPHIQEEAVMILADEIERLCEPQGLAILVKAQHYCMKWRGVKEPQTSMVNSVVRGDFRHDPSLKQEFFELVRQQQALLTT, encoded by the coding sequence ATGACAACCACTCTTCCCTCCAGCAGGGGGCTCAAGACCGCTGCGCACAAGCTGGTCAGCACCCCCCAAACCGTTCCCGGACCAATCAGCCTGCGCATCCGTGAGCGGCTGGAGGAGGCAGGCGTCCCCTTCATGGCCAACGACAACCTGGCGGACTTCCTCCAGGAGGGTGAACTCGACCAGCTGGAGATCGAGGTGGCCGGCAAGGTGCGTGAACTGCTGCGCAGCCTCGTGATCGACATTGACAACGATCACAACACCGAGGAAACAGCCGAGCGTGTGGCCCGCATGTACCTCCATGAGGTGTTCAAGGGCCGCTATCAGAAGCAACCGAAGATTGCCAGCTTCCCCAACGTCAAGCAGCTCGACGAGATCTACACCGTCGGCCCGATCAGCGTGCGCTCCGCCTGCTCCCACCATCTCGTGCCGATCCTGGGCAATTGCTGGATCGGGATCAAGCCCGGTGAACGGGTGATCGGTCTGTCGAAATTTGCCCGGGTGGCCGATTGGGTGTTCTCCCGACCCCACATTCAAGAGGAGGCGGTGATGATCCTGGCCGACGAGATTGAGCGCCTCTGCGAACCCCAGGGTCTCGCGATCCTGGTGAAGGCGCAGCACTACTGCATGAAGTGGCGTGGGGTGAAGGAACCCCAGACCAGCATGGTCAACTCAGTGGTGCGCGGCGATTTCCGCCACGACCCGAGCCTGAAGCAGGAGTTCTTCGAACTGGTGCGCCAACAGCAGGCGCTGCTGACCACCTGA
- a CDS encoding acetyl-CoA carboxylase carboxyltransferase subunit alpha: MARRPLLDFEKPLVELEEQIEQIRQLAKDSEVDVSQQLLQLETLAARRREDIFSALSPAQKIQVARHPQRPSTLDYIQLITDEWYELHGDRRGSDDQALIGGVGRIGDQSVLLIGHQKGRDTKENMARNFGMASPGGYRKALRLMEHADRFRLPILSFIDTPGAYAGVLAEEQGQGEAIAVNLREMFRLRVPIIATVIGEGGSGGALGIGVADRLLMFEHSVYMVASPEACASILWRDAAKAPAAAAALKITASDLLQLGVIDDVIREPSGGNHWAPLEAAAALREALLRHLEELKGCSVSRLLEERYAKFRRMGQFLESAATAGGESAVGPSTLAESCPAEPD, encoded by the coding sequence CCCCTGGTGGAACTCGAGGAGCAGATCGAGCAGATCCGGCAGCTGGCCAAGGATTCAGAAGTCGATGTCAGCCAGCAGCTGCTTCAGCTGGAAACCCTGGCGGCCCGTCGTCGCGAGGACATCTTCAGTGCGCTCAGCCCAGCCCAGAAGATCCAGGTGGCCCGCCATCCCCAGCGGCCCAGCACCCTCGATTACATCCAACTGATCACCGACGAGTGGTACGAACTCCACGGCGACCGGCGCGGCTCGGATGATCAGGCCCTGATCGGCGGTGTGGGGCGCATCGGCGACCAGTCGGTGCTGCTGATCGGCCACCAGAAGGGCCGCGACACCAAGGAAAACATGGCCCGCAACTTCGGCATGGCCTCCCCCGGGGGCTACCGCAAGGCCCTGCGGCTGATGGAACACGCCGACCGCTTCCGGCTGCCGATCCTCAGCTTCATCGACACCCCGGGGGCCTACGCCGGTGTGCTGGCGGAGGAGCAGGGGCAGGGGGAGGCGATCGCCGTGAACCTGCGCGAGATGTTCCGCCTGCGGGTGCCGATCATCGCCACGGTGATCGGCGAGGGGGGCTCCGGCGGTGCTCTGGGGATCGGCGTCGCCGACCGGCTGCTGATGTTCGAGCACAGCGTCTACATGGTCGCCAGCCCGGAAGCCTGCGCCTCGATCCTCTGGCGCGATGCCGCCAAGGCTCCAGCGGCGGCCGCCGCCCTCAAGATCACCGCCAGCGATCTGCTCCAGCTCGGTGTCATCGATGATGTGATCCGCGAACCTTCAGGGGGAAACCATTGGGCTCCACTGGAGGCCGCCGCCGCCCTGCGAGAGGCCCTGCTGCGGCACCTGGAAGAGCTCAAGGGGTGCAGCGTGAGCCGTCTTCTCGAGGAGCGGTACGCCAAGTTCCGGCGCATGGGCCAGTTCCTGGAATCGGCGGCCACAGCCGGTGGGGAATCAGCTGTTGGTCCATCGACGCTGGCGGAGTCCTGCCCAGCCGAACCGGATTAG